CAAGACTCGGGCAGCTGTTATTGCAGTTAGACAGTTATAAGATTATAAGAGTTTTTCATCATTATGAAGCTCAACTACATACCAAGAgtggaaaaagaaacaaaaaagaagaaaaacagccAGAGCATTGGAAAGACAAGAATGTAAATCAGCTTCCTGACTGCTGTTTGTTCATCATGCAATTAAATCATAACACATTTGTGTCCTGtttaaaggtacatattttCAGATATTATTGGTAGCTATTTAACTGTGTAGACAATAGACATAGTTGAAATCAGGATCAATTGCTTTCATTAAGTCAAGGAAGCAGAAATTCTGAATAATGAGGTTCAGTAGAAAAATTAGTTTCTCACCTGAAATCCTGACAGTATATGTGGCTGAGGTCTTCACTTGATTTCTGTGAGTAACATTGCATCTCCACTCTCTATTGTCGTCTTTATTCAGGAGTGTTGTATTGAGAGTGATGATACAGTGTCCTGATGAGAATAATATCTGATATCTGGAGTCTGATATCATCAATGTAACACCAGTCGGATTCACCCAGAACATCTGAATTCCTTCAGAACGGATCCAATCATCACAAGAGGCTCCAGCATATGAATATGAATGTGAATACAACTGACAGGAGAGAGTCACAGAGCTGCCTGCACTGATCTCAGTctgtgaggatgatgaagagactgaaacacaaaataacacacaaatcacacactTTTCAATCATCATGGGAGTTTAAACCAATAATCTTTACATTACGATTATCACATAATCGTAAAATCACCATGAAGAACATGCAGATAAACACATGCATCAGCTCCTTGCAGTTTGTTGTTCACATATTGTCTGCAGATGTAAAGTCCATAATCTTCTTTTGTGATGTTCCTGATGTTCAGAGAGCAGTCAGACCTCAGACTCAGTCTcttatatctctcaatttttttcttctttatccCTCCAGCAATCAGTTCAACTGTTGCTGAATCTGTGAATCTGTTATAGCTCCATGTAGTTGATGTGCAGTCATGAAGAGCATTATTACAGTGCAGACGGACATT
This region of Labeo rohita strain BAU-BD-2019 unplaced genomic scaffold, IGBB_LRoh.1.0 scaffold_791, whole genome shotgun sequence genomic DNA includes:
- the LOC127161988 gene encoding uncharacterized protein LOC127161988, with product SGTSGVNYTHVFISSGENVRLHCNNALHDCTSTTWSYNRFTDSATVELIAGGIKKKKIERYKRLSLRSDCSLNIRNITKEDYGLYICRQYVNNKLQGADACVYLHVLHVSSSSSQTEISAGSSVTLSCQLYSHSYSYAGASCDDWIRSEGIQMFWVNPTGVTLMISDSRYQILFSSGHCIITLNTTLLNKDDNREWRCNVTHRNQVKTSATYTVRISVIVIIVEFAVFAAPTVILLQIICARRAGRKNSQHQKK